A DNA window from Ornithinimicrobium humiphilum contains the following coding sequences:
- a CDS encoding M16 family metallopeptidase — MPLDFPIATTTLPNGLRVVVSEDRSVPSVSINLWVEVGSRDEDPGRTGLAHLFEHLMFQGSELVEEGEHMALLMSEGGRANATTSFDRTTYVESVPTGALELALWLEADRHGHLLPAVTQANLDNQRDVVVEEKRQRYDTVPYGQALAHACRLLFPEGHPYRHTTIGDMADLQAATLDDVHAFYTTHYGPRRSILTLVGDVSADEAFALAERYLGHLEDGSAPRRAPAAPLGPLAAPVELDVVEEVPSERLYLAFRLPAVTDPEFLPCALALDALAGLGVSRLHLRLLRREETASGVHATALGLAGGTSLGLVVLDVSDGVDPAIVEAAVHEELEALAAGGPLEAELEASRADTERSWLEAMASFDERADLLSRATSVHGDPGQVNRYLDDVLEVTGEQVRAAAARWLAPTAAATLRYRRPAESLDAQDEMAGDVEAVVAHAPDGVER, encoded by the coding sequence ATGCCGCTGGACTTCCCGATCGCGACCACGACCCTGCCCAACGGGCTGCGCGTCGTCGTCAGCGAGGACCGTTCCGTGCCCAGCGTGTCGATCAACCTCTGGGTCGAGGTGGGCTCCCGTGACGAGGACCCGGGTCGCACCGGGCTGGCGCACCTCTTCGAGCACCTGATGTTCCAGGGGTCCGAGCTCGTCGAGGAGGGCGAGCACATGGCCCTCCTCATGTCCGAGGGCGGCCGCGCCAACGCGACCACGTCCTTCGACCGCACCACCTACGTCGAGTCGGTGCCGACGGGCGCGCTCGAGCTGGCGCTGTGGCTGGAGGCCGACCGGCACGGGCACCTGCTGCCCGCCGTGACGCAGGCCAACCTCGACAACCAGCGCGACGTCGTCGTCGAGGAGAAGCGCCAGCGCTACGACACCGTCCCCTACGGCCAGGCCCTCGCCCACGCGTGCCGGCTGCTCTTCCCCGAGGGCCACCCCTACCGGCACACCACGATCGGGGACATGGCCGACCTGCAGGCCGCGACGCTCGACGACGTCCACGCCTTCTACACCACCCACTACGGGCCCCGGCGGAGCATCCTCACCCTCGTCGGTGACGTCTCCGCCGACGAGGCGTTCGCACTGGCCGAGCGCTACCTCGGGCACCTGGAGGACGGGTCGGCACCTCGCCGCGCCCCGGCGGCGCCGCTGGGGCCGCTCGCCGCCCCGGTCGAGCTCGACGTCGTGGAGGAGGTGCCCAGCGAGCGGCTCTACCTCGCCTTCCGGCTGCCGGCGGTGACCGACCCGGAGTTTCTGCCCTGCGCCCTGGCGCTCGACGCGCTGGCCGGGCTCGGCGTCTCGCGGCTCCACCTGCGCCTGCTGCGGCGCGAGGAGACGGCCAGCGGCGTGCACGCCACCGCCCTCGGGCTCGCGGGCGGCACCTCGCTGGGGCTGGTCGTCCTCGACGTCTCGGACGGGGTCGACCCGGCGATCGTGGAGGCGGCCGTGCACGAGGAGCTCGAGGCCCTTGCCGCCGGCGGCCCCCTGGAGGCGGAGCTCGAGGCCTCCCGTGCCGACACCGAACGCTCGTGGCTCGAGGCGATGGCCAGCTTCGACGAGCGAGCCGACCTCCTCAGCCGGGCGACGTCCGTCCACGGCGACCCCGGCCAGGTCAACCGCTACCTCGACGACGTCCTGGAGGTGACCGGCGAGCAGGTGCGGGCTGCCGCCGCCCGCTGGCTGGCCCCGACCGCCGCCGCGACCCTGCGCTACCGCCGCCCGGCGGAGAGCCTGGACGCGCAGGACGAGATGGCCGGTGACGTCGAGGCCGTCGTGGCCCACGCCCCGGACGGGGTCGAGCGATGA
- a CDS encoding UPF0182 family protein: MSSQDNDPDRDDATGPPPGGPFRGSFAGAGGPVPPGRGPVRAGRGRLLPTVLILVAVLAVIGWGATLWTEFLWYESVGFRNVLTTRLLSQIGLFLLAGALTGLAVWSGLWLAWRHRPVYAPSTPEQAALDRYRSALDPMRRLVFVAVPLLLGAFTGTAAASQWQTVLLFVNREPFGVVDPHHGIDVGFFVFSLPFWQMVVSFATLVLGLTLVGALLTHYIYGGLQLQGGPGSSRTTTAARVHLATVLALLLLVRAGGYWIERYSLSMTEHARITGMQYTDVHAVLPTRGILAVAALLCALFFLSTIWTRTWRLPLISLAGLLVVALLLGGAYPALVQQLRVVPSEAQLEAPYIEDAIQSTLAAYDLEGIEKIDYNAETEAEPGQLRSDADTVPGIRIVDPSVVSPTFRQLQGVRNYYQFADALDVDRYEVDGERVDTVIAVRELNLAGISAGQRNWVNDHTVYTHGFGVVAAYGNRRSAEGEPVFYERNIPPVGGLGEYEPRIYFGEASPTYSIVGSPADVAPRELDYPASGQDSGAGEVRNTYDGVGGVAIGNLARRAAYAIKYRHLEILLSDSVNSESVMLDHRNPRERVERVAPWLRLDGNPYPAIVDGRVLWIIDGYTVSSRYPYSQLEELGEATADSLQQAENIRSIGQGKVNYIRNSVKATVDAYDGTVSLYTWDEEDPLLKAWSKVFDGSVLPMDEISGDLMSHFRYPEDLFKVQREVLSRYHVQDAGSFFTGQDFWTVSEDPSVEGEAKPDIPPYYLSIAMPGQDEPTFSLTTTYIPAGSERQNLTGYLAVDADAGSEAGERREDYGTMRMLVLPRETTVRGPGQFQNEVNSSNEGSEAFDVTLSQFLNLNRQQGSQVTIGNLLTLPVGGGLLYVEPVYVQSAGGSSYPLQRVVVAAFGNELGWSDTLDGALDELFGGDSGATAGDAGDEGPTTSPPTDGEDGGEDAGDPGAEPTGDLAEAIAEIQQAYEDGQAALEEGDWQAYGEAQERLQEAIRKAVEASPEGGSLTLPGGDAGADDATQTDAP, from the coding sequence GTGAGCTCCCAGGACAACGACCCAGACCGCGACGACGCGACGGGCCCGCCGCCCGGAGGCCCCTTCCGAGGATCCTTCGCCGGTGCCGGGGGCCCGGTGCCGCCCGGGCGGGGCCCGGTCCGGGCCGGCCGCGGCCGGCTGCTGCCCACCGTCCTCATCCTCGTCGCCGTCCTGGCCGTCATCGGCTGGGGCGCGACGCTGTGGACCGAGTTCCTCTGGTACGAGTCCGTCGGCTTCCGCAACGTCCTCACCACGCGGCTGCTGAGCCAGATCGGGCTCTTCCTCCTCGCCGGGGCCCTGACCGGGCTCGCGGTGTGGTCCGGCCTGTGGCTGGCGTGGCGGCACCGCCCGGTCTACGCACCCAGCACCCCGGAGCAGGCGGCCCTCGACCGCTACCGCAGCGCCCTGGACCCGATGCGTCGCCTGGTCTTCGTCGCCGTGCCCCTCCTGCTCGGCGCCTTCACCGGCACCGCCGCGGCGTCGCAGTGGCAGACCGTGCTCCTGTTCGTCAACCGCGAGCCCTTCGGCGTCGTCGACCCCCACCACGGCATCGACGTCGGCTTCTTCGTCTTCAGCCTGCCGTTCTGGCAGATGGTCGTCTCGTTCGCGACCCTCGTGCTGGGGCTGACCCTGGTCGGCGCCCTGCTCACGCACTACATCTACGGCGGCCTGCAGCTGCAGGGCGGCCCCGGCTCCTCCCGCACCACGACCGCCGCACGCGTCCACCTGGCGACCGTGCTGGCCCTGCTGCTGCTCGTCCGGGCCGGCGGCTACTGGATCGAGCGCTACTCGCTCTCCATGACCGAGCACGCCCGCATCACGGGTATGCAGTACACCGACGTCCACGCGGTGCTGCCGACGCGGGGAATCCTCGCCGTCGCGGCGCTGCTGTGCGCCCTGTTCTTCCTGTCGACCATCTGGACCCGGACCTGGCGCCTGCCCCTCATCAGCCTCGCCGGCCTCCTGGTGGTCGCCCTGCTGCTCGGAGGCGCCTACCCCGCGCTGGTGCAGCAGCTGAGGGTCGTGCCCTCGGAGGCCCAGCTCGAGGCGCCCTACATCGAGGACGCCATCCAGAGCACCCTGGCGGCCTACGACCTCGAGGGCATCGAGAAGATCGACTACAACGCCGAGACCGAGGCGGAGCCCGGCCAGCTGCGCAGCGACGCCGACACCGTGCCCGGCATCCGCATCGTCGACCCCTCCGTGGTCTCGCCGACGTTCCGTCAGCTCCAGGGCGTGAGGAACTACTACCAGTTCGCCGACGCCCTCGACGTCGACCGCTACGAGGTCGACGGGGAGCGGGTCGACACCGTGATCGCCGTCCGCGAGCTCAACCTCGCCGGCATCTCCGCCGGGCAGCGAAACTGGGTGAACGACCACACGGTCTACACCCACGGCTTCGGCGTCGTCGCCGCCTACGGCAACCGCCGCTCGGCCGAGGGCGAGCCGGTCTTCTACGAGCGCAACATCCCGCCGGTCGGCGGGCTGGGGGAGTACGAGCCCCGGATCTACTTCGGCGAGGCGTCGCCGACCTACTCGATCGTCGGTTCCCCCGCCGACGTGGCGCCCCGCGAGCTCGACTACCCCGCCAGCGGCCAGGACAGCGGAGCCGGCGAGGTCCGCAACACCTACGACGGGGTGGGCGGCGTCGCGATCGGCAACCTGGCCAGGAGGGCCGCCTACGCCATCAAGTACCGCCACCTGGAGATCCTGCTGTCCGACTCGGTCAACAGCGAGTCGGTCATGCTCGACCACCGCAACCCCCGCGAACGCGTCGAGCGCGTCGCGCCCTGGCTGCGCCTCGACGGCAACCCCTATCCGGCGATCGTCGACGGCCGGGTGCTCTGGATCATCGACGGCTACACCGTCAGCAGCCGCTACCCCTACAGCCAGCTCGAGGAGCTGGGCGAGGCCACCGCGGACTCGCTCCAGCAGGCGGAGAACATCCGTTCGATCGGGCAGGGCAAGGTCAACTACATCCGCAACTCGGTCAAGGCCACCGTGGACGCCTACGACGGCACCGTGAGCCTCTACACCTGGGACGAGGAGGACCCCCTCCTCAAGGCGTGGAGCAAGGTGTTCGACGGCAGCGTCCTGCCCATGGACGAGATCAGCGGTGACCTCATGAGCCACTTCCGCTATCCCGAGGACCTCTTCAAGGTCCAGCGCGAGGTGCTCTCCCGCTACCACGTCCAGGACGCGGGCTCGTTCTTCACCGGCCAGGACTTCTGGACCGTCTCCGAGGACCCGAGCGTCGAGGGCGAGGCCAAGCCCGACATCCCGCCCTACTACCTGTCCATCGCCATGCCCGGCCAGGACGAGCCCACGTTCAGCCTGACGACGACCTACATCCCGGCCGGTTCCGAGCGCCAGAACCTCACGGGCTACCTGGCCGTCGACGCCGACGCGGGCAGCGAGGCGGGGGAGCGCCGGGAGGACTACGGCACGATGCGGATGCTCGTGCTGCCGCGCGAGACCACGGTGCGCGGCCCCGGCCAGTTCCAGAACGAGGTCAACTCCTCCAACGAGGGGTCCGAGGCCTTCGACGTGACGCTGTCGCAGTTCCTCAACCTCAACCGCCAGCAGGGCTCGCAGGTGACGATCGGCAACCTGCTCACACTGCCCGTCGGCGGCGGCCTGCTCTACGTCGAGCCCGTCTACGTCCAGTCGGCCGGTGGGTCGTCCTACCCGCTCCAGCGGGTCGTCGTGGCGGCCTTCGGCAACGAGCTCGGCTGGTCCGACACCCTCGACGGTGCCCTGGACGAGCTCTTCGGAGGCGACTCGGGTGCCACCGCCGGTGACGCCGGCGACGAGGGTCCGACGACGAGCCCGCCCACCGACGGCGAGGACGGCGGCGAGGACGCGGGCGACCCGGGGGCCGAGCCGACGGGCGACCTCGCGGAGGCGATCGCCGAGATCCAGCAGGCCTACGAGGACGGCCAGGCCGCCCTCGAGGAGGGCGACTGGCAGGCCTACGGCGAGGCGCAGGAGCGTCTGCAGGAGGCCATCCGCAAGGCCGTCGAGGCCAGTCCGGAGGGCGGTTCCCTGACCCTGCCCGGCGGCGACGCCGGGGCGGACGACGCGACGCAGACCGACGCTCCCTGA
- a CDS encoding PPA1309 family protein: MPSDQSPVQPTPLLTAAVDTERHVARLGWDQPPRLFALVRTALLQEREPTLQGQLADADPTGYTAVEQEGLPPTSDLESLLGRIAWPEEVEGAAIAVERIVVPPEAERELPEDPAAATDVLVAHPGRKDVRLLAACLRDGSQICLLRQRDHDSDDAVAVGTDIAPGLTHALAATLTD; the protein is encoded by the coding sequence GTGCCGAGCGACCAGTCCCCCGTCCAGCCCACCCCGCTGCTCACCGCTGCCGTCGACACCGAGCGTCACGTCGCGCGCCTCGGGTGGGACCAGCCGCCGCGTCTCTTCGCGCTCGTGCGCACCGCCCTGCTGCAGGAGCGCGAGCCGACGCTGCAGGGACAGCTCGCCGACGCCGACCCCACCGGCTACACCGCGGTCGAGCAGGAGGGCCTGCCCCCGACGTCCGACCTCGAGTCGCTGCTGGGCCGCATCGCCTGGCCCGAGGAGGTCGAGGGCGCGGCCATCGCCGTGGAGCGCATCGTGGTGCCGCCGGAGGCGGAGCGCGAGCTGCCCGAGGACCCGGCGGCGGCGACCGACGTGCTGGTCGCCCACCCCGGGCGCAAGGACGTCCGGCTCCTCGCCGCCTGCCTGCGCGACGGCTCGCAGATCTGCCTGCTGCGCCAGCGCGACCACGACAGCGACGACGCGGTCGCGGTGGGCACCGACATCGCGCCCGGCCTCACCCACGCCCTGGCCGCCACCCTGACGGACTGA
- a CDS encoding PDZ domain-containing protein yields the protein MSSPYHEGYDAPAERPPHTGIGKRSGGVLGLVVGAVLVGAGLNLVTVDKVVYLPGPVYDTLQEIDGKPVVSVPDDLETYPTGGSLYFTTVRLDGGPGQKVTAWEWLRASVDPSRSVYPRAQVFPPDVTAEQVREQNSELMAHSQHDAAVVGLRAAGVEVPEDIVVAQVIVDAPADGVLHVDDQILQVEGEPVTDTESVRSRIQAVEPGESVSILVLRDEEEVEIDVPTKRDAETGRTIVGVYLAPRYEMPYEVEIQAGAVGGPSAGLMFSLAVYDTLTEGALTGGAAVAGTGTISGQGLVGPISGIPQKMYASAEAGVDLFLAPAANCDEVVEATPRGLTVVPVSTFDEALEHVEALAEAGGDATSLDLPTCEQVLEGDGATETGG from the coding sequence GTGAGCTCGCCCTACCACGAGGGGTATGACGCACCCGCCGAGCGCCCGCCGCACACCGGGATCGGAAAGCGCTCGGGCGGGGTCCTCGGCCTCGTCGTCGGCGCGGTCCTGGTCGGTGCCGGCCTCAACCTCGTCACCGTCGACAAGGTGGTCTACCTTCCCGGTCCGGTCTACGACACGCTCCAGGAGATCGACGGCAAGCCGGTGGTGAGCGTGCCCGACGATCTGGAGACCTATCCCACCGGGGGGTCCCTCTACTTCACGACCGTGCGCCTCGACGGCGGGCCGGGCCAGAAGGTCACGGCCTGGGAGTGGCTGCGCGCGAGCGTCGACCCCTCGCGCTCGGTCTACCCCCGCGCACAGGTCTTCCCGCCGGACGTCACCGCCGAGCAGGTGCGCGAGCAGAACAGCGAGCTCATGGCGCACTCGCAGCACGACGCCGCCGTCGTCGGCCTGCGCGCTGCTGGCGTCGAGGTGCCCGAGGACATCGTGGTCGCGCAGGTGATCGTGGACGCGCCGGCGGACGGCGTGCTCCACGTGGACGACCAGATCCTCCAGGTCGAGGGCGAGCCGGTCACCGACACCGAGTCGGTGCGCAGCCGGATCCAGGCGGTCGAGCCCGGCGAGTCGGTCTCCATCCTCGTCCTGCGCGACGAGGAGGAGGTCGAGATCGACGTCCCGACCAAGCGCGACGCCGAGACCGGCCGCACGATCGTCGGCGTCTACCTCGCCCCCCGCTACGAGATGCCCTACGAGGTGGAGATCCAGGCGGGCGCGGTCGGTGGCCCGAGCGCGGGACTGATGTTCTCCCTCGCGGTCTACGACACCCTCACCGAGGGCGCGCTCACCGGCGGCGCCGCCGTGGCCGGCACCGGCACGATCTCGGGCCAGGGTCTCGTGGGCCCCATCAGCGGGATCCCCCAGAAGATGTACGCCTCGGCGGAGGCCGGCGTGGACCTCTTCCTCGCGCCCGCCGCCAACTGCGACGAGGTGGTGGAGGCCACCCCGCGCGGGCTGACAGTGGTGCCGGTGTCGACCTTCGACGAGGCCCTGGAGCACGTCGAGGCGCTCGCCGAGGCGGGCGGCGACGCCACGAGCCTCGACCTGCCGACGTGCGAGCAGGTGCTGGAGGGCGACGGCGCCACCGAGACGGGCGGCTGA
- a CDS encoding molybdenum cofactor biosynthesis protein MoaE — MSRPTVVTDIRDTALSVDEALAAVSHPRAGAVALFVGTVREHDEGREGVTQLDYSAHPDALEQLTAIARSVAEGDQVHGVYAVHRVGSLTVGDLAVVCAVSAEHRAEAFDGGRRLIEELKATVPIWKRQAWAEGDHSWVGL; from the coding sequence GTGAGCCGTCCGACCGTCGTCACCGATATCCGTGACACCGCCCTGTCCGTCGACGAGGCCCTCGCCGCCGTCTCGCACCCGCGTGCGGGTGCCGTCGCCCTCTTCGTGGGCACGGTGCGCGAGCACGACGAGGGCCGCGAAGGCGTCACGCAGCTCGACTACAGCGCGCACCCCGACGCCCTGGAGCAGCTCACCGCGATCGCCCGGTCGGTCGCCGAGGGCGACCAGGTCCACGGGGTCTACGCGGTGCACCGGGTCGGGAGCCTGACCGTCGGCGACCTGGCCGTGGTCTGCGCCGTCTCGGCCGAGCACCGCGCGGAGGCCTTCGACGGCGGGCGGCGCCTCATCGAGGAGCTCAAGGCCACCGTGCCGATCTGGAAGCGGCAGGCCTGGGCCGAGGGCGACCACAGCTGGGTGGGTCTGTGA
- a CDS encoding NAD-dependent epimerase/dehydratase family protein: MSSTTAAAQRSRRHLGTPRVALTRAASRLGTTLAEQLALSGDRVVGIDASAGTAVDVDWRAGDLASPTVVGALGDVDVLVHLVWDHDLEQALREQPAARRVRLLGEARALTTAAAAAGVGHLVLVTSAMVFGARPDNPVPLPDDSPLRTSDAEGLVADMVAVEEEVAALARPHPGLRVTVVRPAALVGPGVDTMITRHFEAPRLLTLRGTRPLWTFCHAEDLGSALTTVVHEPVPDQVTVSSWGTLEQSEVEEISGMRRIELSVAAAESAADRLHRLGVVPVPASDLAYVAYPWVTEPTALGQHGWVPAYSNADCLSVLLEGVRGHHAVMARRVRSRDAVGAAAAGAASAAVAVLATAALMRRRRTRD; encoded by the coding sequence GTGAGTTCCACGACCGCCGCAGCCCAGCGGTCCCGCCGCCACCTCGGGACGCCGCGGGTCGCTCTCACGCGGGCCGCGTCGCGGCTGGGGACGACGCTGGCCGAGCAGCTGGCCCTCTCCGGGGACCGGGTCGTCGGGATCGACGCGAGCGCCGGGACCGCCGTCGACGTCGACTGGCGGGCGGGCGACCTCGCGTCCCCGACCGTGGTCGGGGCGCTCGGCGATGTGGACGTCCTGGTCCACCTGGTCTGGGACCACGACCTGGAACAGGCTCTCCGGGAGCAGCCGGCCGCCCGGCGGGTGCGGCTGCTGGGGGAGGCCAGGGCGCTGACGACCGCCGCGGCCGCGGCCGGGGTGGGTCACCTCGTGCTCGTGACCAGCGCGATGGTCTTCGGCGCCCGCCCCGACAACCCCGTGCCCCTGCCCGACGACAGCCCGCTGCGCACCTCCGACGCCGAGGGCCTGGTGGCCGACATGGTCGCGGTGGAGGAGGAGGTCGCCGCCCTCGCACGCCCGCATCCCGGCCTGCGGGTGACGGTGGTGCGCCCGGCCGCCCTCGTCGGCCCCGGCGTCGACACCATGATCACCCGGCACTTCGAGGCTCCGCGCCTGCTCACCCTGCGCGGCACCCGCCCGCTGTGGACCTTCTGCCACGCCGAGGACCTCGGCAGCGCACTCACCACCGTCGTCCACGAACCCGTCCCCGACCAGGTGACCGTCTCGTCCTGGGGCACCCTGGAGCAGTCCGAGGTCGAGGAGATCTCCGGGATGCGCCGCATCGAGCTCTCGGTCGCTGCGGCCGAGTCGGCCGCGGACCGGCTGCACCGCCTGGGCGTCGTGCCCGTCCCGGCCAGCGACCTGGCCTACGTCGCCTATCCCTGGGTGACGGAGCCGACCGCGCTGGGGCAGCACGGCTGGGTGCCCGCCTACAGCAACGCCGACTGCCTGTCCGTGCTGCTCGAGGGTGTCCGTGGGCACCACGCGGTGATGGCGCGGCGGGTGCGCTCGCGCGACGCGGTGGGGGCGGCCGCGGCGGGCGCGGCGAGCGCCGCGGTCGCCGTCCTCGCCACCGCAGCACTCATGCGCCGTCGCCGCACACGGGACTAG
- a CDS encoding zinc-dependent metalloprotease, with product MSDHPPAERPDDEPDPLEALFGGQVPPQMREALESMGLGSLDPSQLQQMRAQMEMLLGGGGGDDGPVNSTLAHDVARQVVAQAGDTSIGDATRRDVEQVVQVASLWLDQVTDFPRPDGPARALSRAEWVEATLPVWIRLTTPVAQGLQSAMNDAMQQQLGQLGTEGMGAIPGIPPGMNPAALMGQMEPMIRRMSASMFGGQVGQAVGALAGETLSGTEVGIPLLGDESVAMLPANVATFAEGLEIDGGEVHLYLAVREAARVRLFAAVSWLGPQLLTAVEEYARDMRINTEGIEEAVRSVDPQDPEAMQAALGEGLFAVEPSPAQQAALTRLETLLALVEGWVDVVSARATEPHLPHVEALAEAVRRRRATGGPAEKTFASLVGLELRPRRLRDAANLWSSLEAAGGPSGRDEAWGHPDVAPTAADLDDPLGYADRRGSGEDALTISDEDIERLLSSGDDPDAGAPDREG from the coding sequence GTGTCAGACCACCCGCCCGCAGAGCGACCCGACGACGAGCCCGACCCGCTGGAGGCGCTCTTCGGCGGTCAGGTGCCCCCGCAGATGCGGGAGGCCCTGGAGTCGATGGGGCTGGGCTCGCTCGACCCCTCCCAGCTGCAGCAGATGCGCGCCCAGATGGAGATGCTGCTCGGGGGCGGCGGCGGGGACGACGGCCCGGTCAACAGCACGCTGGCCCACGACGTCGCGCGTCAGGTCGTGGCGCAGGCCGGCGACACCTCCATCGGCGACGCCACGCGCCGCGACGTCGAGCAGGTGGTCCAGGTCGCCTCGCTGTGGCTGGACCAGGTCACCGACTTCCCGCGCCCGGACGGCCCGGCGCGCGCCCTCAGCCGGGCGGAGTGGGTCGAGGCGACGCTGCCCGTCTGGATCCGGCTCACCACCCCGGTGGCGCAGGGGCTCCAGAGTGCGATGAACGACGCCATGCAGCAGCAGCTCGGCCAGCTGGGCACCGAGGGCATGGGTGCCATCCCCGGCATCCCGCCCGGGATGAACCCCGCGGCCCTCATGGGCCAGATGGAGCCGATGATCCGGCGCATGAGCGCGAGCATGTTCGGTGGCCAGGTGGGCCAGGCCGTCGGGGCGCTCGCGGGCGAGACCCTCTCCGGCACCGAGGTCGGCATCCCGCTCCTCGGCGACGAGTCCGTGGCGATGCTCCCGGCCAACGTGGCGACCTTCGCCGAGGGCCTGGAGATCGACGGCGGCGAGGTGCACCTCTACCTCGCCGTGCGCGAGGCGGCACGGGTCCGGCTGTTCGCCGCGGTGTCCTGGCTCGGTCCGCAGCTGCTCACCGCGGTCGAGGAGTACGCCCGGGACATGCGCATCAACACCGAGGGGATCGAGGAGGCCGTCCGGTCGGTCGACCCCCAGGACCCCGAGGCCATGCAGGCGGCCCTGGGCGAGGGCCTCTTCGCGGTCGAGCCCAGCCCCGCCCAGCAGGCGGCGCTCACCCGGCTGGAGACCCTGCTCGCCCTGGTCGAGGGCTGGGTGGACGTGGTCAGCGCACGCGCGACCGAGCCCCACCTGCCCCACGTCGAGGCCCTGGCCGAGGCGGTGCGCCGTCGGAGGGCTACCGGTGGCCCGGCGGAGAAGACCTTCGCCTCGCTGGTGGGCCTCGAGCTGCGCCCGCGACGGCTGCGCGACGCCGCCAACCTCTGGAGCTCCCTCGAGGCCGCCGGCGGCCCGTCCGGCCGGGACGAGGCCTGGGGACACCCCGACGTCGCCCCGACCGCGGCCGACCTGGACGACCCGCTCGGGTATGCCGACCGTCGCGGCTCGGGCGAGGACGCCCTCACGATCTCGGACGAGGACATCGAGCGGCTGCTGTCGTCCGGCGACGACCCGGACGCAGGGGCGCCGGACCGGGAGGGCTGA
- a CDS encoding WhiB family transcriptional regulator, whose amino-acid sequence MPSAMLTHAENTQTHALRSVAAVVDLVEEEALTNALPCRQNPADLWFAELPDEVEVAKSLCGPCPVREACLASALERGEPWGVWGGQLLVQGTVVPRKRPRGRPRKQEVAA is encoded by the coding sequence GTGCCTAGCGCCATGCTCACGCACGCCGAGAACACCCAGACGCACGCCCTCCGCAGCGTGGCGGCCGTCGTGGACCTCGTCGAGGAGGAGGCCCTGACCAACGCCCTGCCGTGCCGGCAGAACCCTGCCGACCTGTGGTTCGCCGAGCTGCCGGACGAGGTCGAGGTGGCCAAGTCGCTCTGCGGGCCCTGCCCCGTGCGCGAGGCCTGCCTCGCCAGCGCTCTCGAGCGCGGTGAGCCGTGGGGCGTCTGGGGAGGCCAGCTCCTCGTCCAGGGGACCGTCGTCCCCCGCAAGCGGCCGCGCGGCCGCCCTCGCAAGCAGGAGGTCGCCGCATGA